Part of the Candidatus Methanogranum gryphiswaldense genome, TTCCGTCGACGTGAGCAATCTCTACCATTGCTTTGTTACACCTTGTGACTGCGTCAATAGGTGCTGTCTCGCACATCGGAATTCCTCCGACTCCCATTCCCATGTTAGCGTGAACGGGTATGTGTGACTGTTTTACACATTCCTTAGTGAATGTTACTGAACGAGCCAGGTTCCATGCAAGACTCCTGCTCGTGTTTGTGTTGACGACAGCTCCGAAAACGTTGGCTCCTGCCTTCTGTGCCATCTTACACTGCTGGTGAGGATACAATCCTGCAACGATATCCCCTTCGAATTCAATCATTCCGTGAATTCCCATGACGGATTCTCCCGCCATTCCAACGTTGATATACGCGTTAGGACAGGCCTTCCTCAAGGCCTTCACTCCGTTCAATGTACCAACACAGTCTGCGTCACCCGCAGATGCTGTTGTATCAAAGTCGAAACCATCAGCACCTGCTGCCATGATCCTTGTTCCTACGAACTCGATATCTCTTGCAAGGTGCTCTGCGGCTGCCTCGGATGCTGCCATGGATTCCTCTATTTTGTACTCCCTCATCAGGTCGGCGGGATTTCCATACGGTCCATCAGGAGCAAAGTAAAGACCCATGTTTGGCATTGCACCGTAGAAGTAAGGTGCGATGATCTCATTCTGGATCTCTTCCATAGCATGCATCTCGTTGGAGATGACTGGCTTGACTGGCTTGATGCTGTAATCGGCGTGCGCGAGCTCGAATGTATCGGCTCCTAATGCCCTCTCATGGAGAAGTGCTGCCTCCAGTCTTCCCATGTCAACACCGTTTCCGCTGTTTCCATTATCACCTGTGAAATCTAACTGTCCGATATCATAGGTAAGAACGACCTCTTTCCCAGGTTCGACTCCTACGACCCTGTTCTTGTCAGTGATTATCTCAAAAAGCTTCTCAAGCTCATTTGCATCGAGTGCGGGGATGGTTCCCATATCGCATGCATCGGCCATTCCTTCCTGAAGATCGGCCATGATCTCTTGTTTGTTCATGGTGACTCTCTTACCGTCACCCCTTCTTGTGTAGTACTCTATCATTAGATCGCCCCGATTATAATGCTTTGACTTTTCTGGTCGTTTCTGATGCTGTCTCTCCGTAGACGTCTGCTCCGATCTTATCGGCATACGCCTGTGTGACAGGTGCTCCTCCGACCATGACCGTAACTTTGTCACGGATACCCTCTGCCTTCAGCATCTCGATGATGTCCTTTTGTACAGTCATCGTGGTCGTCATTAGTGCAGACATTCCGCAGAATGTGCATCCACCTTTTACTTCATCGACGAATTGATTCTTTGGAACATCACGTCCGAGGTCGTGAACATCAAAACCGGCACACTGGAGCATTGTAGAACAAATTGATTTTCCGATATCATGGACGTCTCCTTCGACTGTTCCCATGACCACGGACGACTTTGCCTTAACGGCTACTCCGGATGCACGCATATCGGGTTCGAGGACCTCCATAGCGCTCTTCATACCGGCAGCCGCACTCAAAACGTGTGGAAGGAATAGTTTTCCTCTTTCGAAGAGGACACCAACATCCGTCATTCCATTTCCAAGTGCATCGATGATGTCATTGGGAGCCATTCCAGACTTCCTTGCTGCATCAACGGCTGCCTGAATTCCAGGTACCTTGTATGCTACCATTGCGTCGTGCAATGCTTTTTTTTCGTTCTCGTATGCCATTTTCTCTCCCTCTTAGCCGGACGGAGCTATACTCTAGTCCGACCGCTGTAAATAAAAAGGTGTTATCAGATATAAAAAGGTAACTTATTGTTTATAGAAATTATTAAATACTGATATACGAAAAATGACTTGGAAAGCAATTCTCTCTGAAACTAATATATAAATATATTGTTTTGGAACAAATTCAATATTGTAAAAAAAACATCCAACTAGGTGTACCATTTATTGTTCATTTGATGCTGGCTATTTTGTACACTAAATGACTGGACGATTAATATAAATATCATGAACTTTGGAAGACAAAATTGAGTTTAGATAGAAAACTATCAAGTACCATATACAAGATTATGGCTCATGGATGATGAAAAAAGCCCGGGCCAGGAGCTTGAAGAGAAATTGTTGGTCAAACCGAAGACCCTCGGCGAGATAGATAATTCACTTTTGGCAGAGGCCCAAAAATTCTGCGAAGGATACAAAGAATTCCTGAACAATAAGACCGAGCGCGAAGTTGTAGATTACACATTACCTATTCTTAAGAAAAAAGGGTACAAGGAATATGAACTAGGTAAAAAATATGCAACTGGAGACAAATTCTACGTCAATAACCGTGGAAAGAATCTGATAATGGTCACAGTAGGTAAAAAACCAGTATCTGACGGTCTAAGAATAGGTGTAGCCCATATTGACAGTCCTAGACTTGACTTCAAACCTAATCCACTCTATGAAGAAAGCAGCATGGCGTACTTCAAAACACATTACTATGGTGGGATCAAAAAATACCAATGGACCGCCATACCTCTTTCCTTACATGGTGTTGTAACACTCAACAACGGTAAGACCGTAAAGGTCACCATAGGTGAAGATGAAAATGACCCTATACTGTGCATTACGGACCTATTGCCTCACTTGGCTAGAGACCAAATGCTGAAACCAGCGACAAAAATCATTGATGCGGAACAGCTGAACATACTCATTGGATGTTGGCCATATAACGATGAAAAAGTATCATCAAAAGTAAAATTGAACATAATGAACATCCTTTCGGAGAAATACGGTATTGTAGAAAGGGATTTCCTTTCCGCAGAACTTTGTGCCGTTCCCGCATTCAAACCTTGCGACATCGGACTCGACAGATCGATGGTGGGGGGATATGGACAGGATGACAGCGTGTGCGCATACGCAGAACTCATGGCTGAACTCGATACTAAAAAACCTGAGTTCACAACGGTGACTGTATTCATTGACAAAGAAGAGACGGGATCCGACGGTGTAACAGGAATGAGGTCATTCATGTTCAGAGATTTCATTGAGGACTTCGTATCTGCATATGGTATGCAGGTCCGTCATGTATTGAAAAGGTCCATGTGCCTATCATGTGATGTCAATGCCGCCGTAGACCCCGCGTGGCCGGAAGTATTTGAGATGAATAATTGTTCATTCCTGAATCGTGGACCTGTCGTGTCCAAATACACTGGAAGCGGAGGGAAACATTCAACAAATGATGCTTCCGCAGAAACAATGGGTTTCCTTAAGAAGATACTCGATGAATCCAATATCCCCTGGCAAGTAGGAGAGCTTGGAAAGACCGATGTCGGAGGAGGAGGCACAATCGCCTCAGAGATCTCCATGCATAATCTGGACACGGTGGACATGGGCGTCCCCGTACTATCCATGCATGCACCGATGGAAATAACATCCAAAGCGGACGTGCTAATGCTGTACAAGGCGATATTCGCATTCTATAACAGCAAGAACATTAAACCTTGAACTTAAAAACCGCCGCAGAAATGCGGCGGTAAATATTAAAATTATTTCTCTCCATAGTAAATATTCACGGCGCTGAAATTCTTACTATAATATCTAGCATTTTTAAATCCTGCCTTTTTGAATTTCTCTACCATGACATTTCCATGAGGAAATCCTTCGACTGAAGAAGTTAACCAATCATAGGCAGGTTGCTTTCCGTCAATGCTCTTTCCCCTATCATATCTGCGAGCAATTCTAGTGACCCTGTGTTTGATATAAAACTCATAAAAATAACGTATGACCCTATTATCGGGTTTTGCCAGATCGGCAACAATGACTTTTCCGCCTGGAGCAAGCACCCTATACATCTCATCGATTGCCTTTTGGACATCGCAGACATTCCTTAACATATATCCTGATGTGACAATATCAAAAGAATTATCGTCATATTTGAGATCCAATGCATCGCCAACTTCAAAAACGACCTGCTTGGGAAGGCTCTTATCCTTCATTTTGATCTCTGCCAGCTCCAGCATCCTCGGCGTGATATCTACTCCGATCACATTGCCTTCAGCACCGGTTCTCTCAGCGACCATGAACGCGATCTCGCCGGTTCCAGTACCGATGTCGACGCATCTCTTACCTTCTAATGGCTCGACCTTTTTTAACATGAACTTATGCCATCCAGTGACCATTCCCATGGTCATGATGTCATTCATTTCGTCATAGTAGTCCGCGATCTCCGTGAATACATCTTTTACGTACTCCTCCTTCCCCTCGAATTGCGTTCCATTTGACTTTACTTCTTCGTTCATCAGATCGTCCCCGTGATTGCAATATATTCTAATAAATATCCTATGACCAATAATAATCCAAAATGCCAATTCAATTTGAATGACATCGGCACAAGAAGCCTGCTATTTTTTTCATTCTGAGGGGCCTTTTTACTATTTAAGAAAAGCAAATAGAGATCATATAGGGTTATGAATGCCAAAGCACATCCCCAAGGAACAACCCCTGTTAGAATTATCAACGCAAGTATCGGGAAAGATATCATGTTTAAAAAAATGTACAGACGCATACTGTTTTGATAAGATAAACGTCCAGATAATGTTCCCACTTTGGACTTCTTATCCTCATAGTAATCTCTGGTCTCATTACCACTTAGAACCGCGGTTATCATGAAGGCGTTCGGTAATGACATTATAATAACTTCCCATGAGTATCCACCTGTAAGTACCAGATACGTACCCACTGGCATTAACAGACCCATGAGTATGAAAACACCAAAAAGCCCCATTGAATGATATTTATACGAAACACCTATCGTATATAGAGCGGCCCCCCCGATACCGAGGATCCCAATCAATAGGATCTGCCAGCCCGCATACCATATGAACACAAGACCCAGTAAAGCAGTGATACCCAAACAGACGAGCCCCATGAGTAATATCTGCTTCGGTCTCATGATCCCTGAAACAAGTTCTGGGGACCTGGTATGATTCTCTTCAGTATCCGTGCCTTTCACATAATCCCCATATGTGTTCAACAGGTTCGCTGCAGATTGCAAAAGACAACCCCCTACCAGTATGAGAACGAATATCCACCAGCAGAACGAACCGTCCTTCCAAGCTACTGCCCCTCCAATGAGTATGGGTATTACTGCCCCGTGAAGCGTCCATGGCCTGAATGCATTGTACCATCCTGCCCTCACAGGCTTGATGTCTTCCATGCTTCCTTAAAGTCTAAGGTATTCTTATAATATACCAATCGTTTAACTATCGATTCGGATATTACCGCACCATGAAGATAAAGACACTACTTTGCAGCAGTGCTTTCATGATGAGCTTGGCCCTCATCATTTCACTTATAACCAATTTTGCTGGATGGTTCCCAGCAGATGTTCTGAATTCGACAATGAGGAGCAACATAACCATCTTGTTATTGGCAATAATGATGACGGTATCCCTTTCCAGGATCCCGACACAGAACCTAAAACCTGATAAGGCCATAATAAGGGCACTGTTTCTTGGATTGCTGGTTGCCTCAGCGATTCCAATTGTCGGATATATGTTACTTAAAAACGGGCAATATTCAAATTATGCTGTAGGCTGGGTCTTTATCGCTGCAACCCCTTTTGCTGCTTCTGTAGCACCACTTTCATTCATACTCCGCGGAGATATGGAGCATGCGTGCAGGTCCACCATATACGTTTACATTACAGCACTTGTCTGGATACCTCTTGTGATCTATCTCCTCATAGGCGAATACGTAAACATGGAGAATGTCATCCTGACCGTTATCGAGATAATAGGCGTACCGCTTGTACTTTCAAGACTGCTTACCAAGGTTCAGATACCCAAAGATGTTATGG contains:
- a CDS encoding ubiquinone/menaquinone biosynthesis methyltransferase, with the protein product MMNEEVKSNGTQFEGKEEYVKDVFTEIADYYDEMNDIMTMGMVTGWHKFMLKKVEPLEGKRCVDIGTGTGEIAFMVAERTGAEGNVIGVDITPRMLELAEIKMKDKSLPKQVVFEVGDALDLKYDDNSFDIVTSGYMLRNVCDVQKAIDEMYRVLAPGGKVIVADLAKPDNRVIRYFYEFYIKHRVTRIARRYDRGKSIDGKQPAYDWLTSSVEGFPHGNVMVEKFKKAGFKNARYYSKNFSAVNIYYGEK
- a CDS encoding aminopeptidase — its product is MDDEKSPGQELEEKLLVKPKTLGEIDNSLLAEAQKFCEGYKEFLNNKTEREVVDYTLPILKKKGYKEYELGKKYATGDKFYVNNRGKNLIMVTVGKKPVSDGLRIGVAHIDSPRLDFKPNPLYEESSMAYFKTHYYGGIKKYQWTAIPLSLHGVVTLNNGKTVKVTIGEDENDPILCITDLLPHLARDQMLKPATKIIDAEQLNILIGCWPYNDEKVSSKVKLNIMNILSEKYGIVERDFLSAELCAVPAFKPCDIGLDRSMVGGYGQDDSVCAYAELMAELDTKKPEFTTVTVFIDKEETGSDGVTGMRSFMFRDFIEDFVSAYGMQVRHVLKRSMCLSCDVNAAVDPAWPEVFEMNNCSFLNRGPVVSKYTGSGGKHSTNDASAETMGFLKKILDESNIPWQVGELGKTDVGGGGTIASEISMHNLDTVDMGVPVLSMHAPMEITSKADVLMLYKAIFAFYNSKNIKP
- a CDS encoding Na+-dependent transporter — encoded protein: MKIKTLLCSSAFMMSLALIISLITNFAGWFPADVLNSTMRSNITILLLAIMMTVSLSRIPTQNLKPDKAIIRALFLGLLVASAIPIVGYMLLKNGQYSNYAVGWVFIAATPFAASVAPLSFILRGDMEHACRSTIYVYITALVWIPLVIYLLIGEYVNMENVILTVIEIIGVPLVLSRLLTKVQIPKDVMAITLNCIIGFLVWLSVSSTNFKGLGISIFIIFAIIAICRTFVLGNAVEYVEKKNGLHWNQRVTDILMTSYKNKGIAIALCVSVLSGPMIGYAMVAITVSIVVEICWVIFMDSVLFSRKRMRRELKQEGSEVVDL
- a CDS encoding B12-binding domain-containing protein; translation: MAYENEKKALHDAMVAYKVPGIQAAVDAARKSGMAPNDIIDALGNGMTDVGVLFERGKLFLPHVLSAAAGMKSAMEVLEPDMRASGVAVKAKSSVVMGTVEGDVHDIGKSICSTMLQCAGFDVHDLGRDVPKNQFVDEVKGGCTFCGMSALMTTTMTVQKDIIEMLKAEGIRDKVTVMVGGAPVTQAYADKIGADVYGETASETTRKVKAL
- the mtbB gene encoding [dimethylamine--corrinoid protein] Co-methyltransferase → MIEYYTRRGDGKRVTMNKQEIMADLQEGMADACDMGTIPALDANELEKLFEIITDKNRVVGVEPGKEVVLTYDIGQLDFTGDNGNSGNGVDMGRLEAALLHERALGADTFELAHADYSIKPVKPVISNEMHAMEEIQNEIIAPYFYGAMPNMGLYFAPDGPYGNPADLMREYKIEESMAASEAAAEHLARDIEFVGTRIMAAGADGFDFDTTASAGDADCVGTLNGVKALRKACPNAYINVGMAGESVMGIHGMIEFEGDIVAGLYPHQQCKMAQKAGANVFGAVVNTNTSRSLAWNLARSVTFTKECVKQSHIPVHANMGMGVGGIPMCETAPIDAVTRCNKAMVEIAHVDGI
- the menA gene encoding 1,4-dihydroxy-2-naphthoate octaprenyltransferase gives rise to the protein MEDIKPVRAGWYNAFRPWTLHGAVIPILIGGAVAWKDGSFCWWIFVLILVGGCLLQSAANLLNTYGDYVKGTDTEENHTRSPELVSGIMRPKQILLMGLVCLGITALLGLVFIWYAGWQILLIGILGIGGAALYTIGVSYKYHSMGLFGVFILMGLLMPVGTYLVLTGGYSWEVIIMSLPNAFMITAVLSGNETRDYYEDKKSKVGTLSGRLSYQNSMRLYIFLNMISFPILALIILTGVVPWGCALAFITLYDLYLLFLNSKKAPQNEKNSRLLVPMSFKLNWHFGLLLVIGYLLEYIAITGTI